A genomic stretch from Perognathus longimembris pacificus isolate PPM17 chromosome 5, ASM2315922v1, whole genome shotgun sequence includes:
- the Olig1 gene encoding oligodendrocyte transcription factor 1, with protein sequence MYYAISQAPVNAGPATMLRPQRPGELQIGASLYELVGYRQAPSSCTPSSSSSSSSSTTAPLLPKPAREKPEAPAELPRTGSGSGVHAGGGGRADPKEEQQQQLRRKINSRERKRMQDLNLAMDALREVILPYSAAHCQGAPGRKLSKIATLLLARNYILLLGSSLQELRRALGEGAGPAAAAAAPRLLLAGLPLLAAAPGSVLLAPGAVGPPDALRPAKYLSLALDEPPCGQFTLPGGGAGGSGLCTCAVCKFPHLVPTGLGLAAVQAQFSK encoded by the coding sequence ATGTACTATGCGATTTCCCAGGCTCCCGTGAACGCGGGCCCCGCGACCATGCTGCGGCCACAGCGGCCGGGAGAGCTGCAGATCGGGGCCTCCCTGTACGAACTGGTGGGCTACCGGCAGGCTCCTTCCTCCTgcactccctcctcctcctcctcctcttcctcctccacgacggcgcccctcctccccaagcCTGCGCGCGAGAAACCCGAGGCACCGGCCGAGCTGCCCCGCACTGGGTCGGGATCTGGCGTGCACGCGGGCGGCGGAGGCCGAGCGGACCCGaaagaggagcagcagcagcagctgcggCGCAAGATCAACAGCCGCGAGCGGAAGCGCATGCAGGACCTGAACCTGGCCATGGACGCGCTGCGCGAAGTCATCCTGCCTTACTCCGCGGCGCACTGCCAGGGCGCGCCGGGCCGCAAGCTCTCCAAGATCGCCACGCTGCTGCTCGCCCGCAACTACATCCTGCTGCTGGGCAGCTCGCTGCAGGAGCTGCGCCGCGCGCTGGGCGAGGGCGCGggacccgccgccgccgccgccgcgccgcgcctgCTCCTGGCCGGCCTGCCCCTGCTGGCCGCCGCGCCCGGCTCCGTCCTGCTGGCCCCCGGGGCCGTGGGGCCCCCCGACGCGCTGCGCCCGGCCAAGTACCTGTCCTTGGCGCTCGACGAGCCACCGTGCGGCCAGTTCACGCTCCCCGGCGGTGGTGCGGGCGGCTCCGGCCTTTGCACTTGCGCCGTGTGCAAGTTCCCGCACCTGGTCCCCACCGGCTTGGGCCTGGCGGCGGTGCAGGCTCAGTTCTCCAAGTAA